From a single Triticum urartu cultivar G1812 unplaced genomic scaffold, Tu2.1 TuUngrouped_contig_5974, whole genome shotgun sequence genomic region:
- the LOC125529956 gene encoding G-type lectin S-receptor-like serine/threonine-protein kinase At2g19130, which yields MDIREEDGGSFLLFNDAHLYIQLHDDGTVSAAKLGDCGPALWSQYSRCGIAAYCGPDSICVVAYAEIRSYCLRVAAPHCLSNLSAKQDISFHPIDEVLVFPETPSLVQVRDIRECEAICSGDCSCTAFAFNVTCLLWSVELHKLTVGIMPGSDGRLYVRTAKQKENSGSKIGILIPTVTGVLLLLLVALFVWWRSKRKIFTERPENCSGGLTIFSDAQMKKATRNFSEKLGEGGFGCVFKGTLRAGSSMVAVKKLKDLGHGEKQFRAEVQTIGMIQHINLVCLFGFCVERSTRMLVYEYMENGSLNSHLFSKKGSSKLPWELRYRIALGTARGLAYLHEGCTDRIIHCDMKPDNVLLDADFCPKIADFGMAKLLGRDFSRALTTMRGTIGYLAPEWISGVPITHKSDVYSYGMMLLEIISGRRNSEIIKEGEFTYFPIFAAVKVHEGDVVCLLDSRLEGDADVEQLTRACRTACWCIQDDEDHRPMMGHVVHMLEGVVDVQVPPIPRSLQNFVGMDDCSHSTAFYTL from the coding sequence ATGGACATTCGTGAGGAGGATGGAGGCTCTTTTCTGTTGTTCAATGATGCACATCTATACATACAATTGCATGATGATGGTACTGTCAGTGCTGCTAAACTAGGGGACTGTGGTCCGGCGCTGTGGTCTCAATATAGTCGATGCGGGATTGCTGCATATTGTGGCCCAGACAGCATTTGTGTAGTGGCATATGCCGAAATCCGGTCATATTGTTTGAGAGTTGCAGCTCCACATTGTCTATCTAATCTTTCCGCTAAACAAGACATCTCTTTTCATCCCATAGATGAAGTCCTTGTATTTCCAGAAACTCCGTCGTTGGTGCAGGTCAGGGACATCAGAGAATGCGAAGCTATTTGTTCCGGTGACTGTTCGTGTACAGCATTTGCTTTCAATGTAACATGCTTACTGTGGTCTGTGGAGCTGCACAAACTCACAGTAGGGATCATGCCTGGTTCAGATGGGCGTCTGTACGTACGCACGGCTAAGCAAAAAGAAAATTCGGGTTCCAAGATTGGAATTCTTATTCCAACAGTGACGGGTGTTTTGCTCCTCCTCCTTGTTGCTCTGTTTGTTTGGTGGAGAAGCAAAAGGAAGATATTCACAGAAAGACCAGAGAATTGTAGCGGTGGCCTTACGATCTTCTCGGACGCGCAGATGAAGAAAGCGACGAGAAATTTCTCTGAAAAACTTGGAGAAGGAGGTTTCGGCTGTGTTTTCAAGGGGACATTGCGAGCAGGTTCCTCCATGGTGGCTGTCAAGAAGCTAAAAGACCTTGGGCATGGAGAGAAGCAATTCCGAGCGGAAGTGCAGACAATTGGAATGATCCAACACATCAATCTTGTCTGTTTATTTGGGTTTTGTGTGGAAAGAAGTACGAGGATGCTGGTATACGAGTACATGGAGAACGGATCTTTGAACTCCCATCTGTTCTCCAAGAAGGGTTCTTCAAAATTACCCTGGGAGCTGCGGTACCGCATAGCACTCGGAACCGCGAGAGGCCTGGCCTATCTGCACGAGGGATGCACGGACCGCATTATACACTGCGACATGAAGCCGGACAATGTGCTCCTTGATGCAGACTTCTGTCCCAAAATTGCAGACTTCGGCATGGCCAAGCTGCTTGGCCGAGATTTCAGCAGGGCACTGACCACAATGCGAGGGACCATCGGATACCTTGCGCCGGAGTGGATCTCGGGGGTTCCGATCACACATAAGTCAGATGTCTACAGCTACGGCATGATGCTTCTTGAGATCATATCAGGGCGAAGGAATTCAGAGATAATTAAGGAAGGGGAGTTTACCTACTTCCCCATCTTTGCTGCCGTCAAGGTCCATGAAGGAGATGTGGTGTGCCTGCTGGACAGTAGGCTGGAGGGCGATGCGGATGTGGAGCAGCTGACCAGAGCTTGCAGAACTGCGTGCTGGTGCATTCAGGATGATGAGGATCATAGGCCAATGATGGGGCATGTTGTTCACATGCTAGAAGGTGTTGTAGACGTCCAAGTACCACCCATTCCGAGGTCTCTACAGAATTTTGTGGGAATGGATGATTGCTCTCACTCTACAGCCTTCTATACTCTTTGA